One window of Sinorhizobium numidicum genomic DNA carries:
- the uraD gene encoding 2-oxo-4-hydroxy-4-carboxy-5-ureidoimidazoline decarboxylase translates to MSEREAFVRRFGGIFEHSPWVAERAFDRAAAAGLTAGNIHSALCNAFRAASPAERLAVLRAHPDLAGKLALAGELTADSRSEQASAGLDRLSPEEHARFTALNAAYMKKFGFPFIIAVKGLTKDDILAAFERRIDNSAEEEFETACAQVEQIARLRLRSMLPGEDNA, encoded by the coding sequence ATGTCCGAACGCGAGGCCTTCGTTCGTCGCTTTGGCGGTATCTTCGAGCATTCGCCTTGGGTGGCGGAACGGGCGTTCGATCGCGCCGCAGCGGCCGGGCTGACGGCGGGCAATATCCATTCCGCGCTCTGCAACGCATTTCGTGCGGCGTCGCCGGCCGAACGCCTTGCTGTCTTGCGGGCGCATCCGGATCTCGCCGGCAAGCTGGCCCTCGCCGGCGAGCTTACCGCCGATTCCCGGTCCGAGCAGGCGTCGGCAGGGCTCGACCGGCTTTCGCCGGAGGAGCATGCACGCTTCACCGCGCTCAACGCGGCCTACATGAAGAAGTTCGGCTTTCCCTTCATCATCGCCGTGAAGGGGCTAACGAAGGACGATATTCTCGCTGCCTTCGAACGGCGGATTGACAATTCCGCGGAAGAGGAATTTGAAACCGCCTGCGCGCAGGTGGAGCAGATCGCCCGCTTGCGGTTGCGATCCATGCTTCCAGGAGAAGATAATGCCTGA
- a CDS encoding DUF1045 domain-containing protein, whose translation MRYAICFTPPMGDPLSAAAASWLGRSVYSGEPVEFPSVAGLTVAEIAFHTAVPRRFGFHAMIMAPFSLDRDMDEAQLLKALMHFTSAETPFELERMEAARLSQCWGLVPQVPSHAMHLLAARVVQAFDRFRAPLSEDEIERSDPDRLTAPQFTNLHRWGDPYVMDEYRFHMTLTGPLNADTARRLEAPLREHFDPHLTKPLAIDSLALFLEQDPGAPMRVHSQHPLGKISARPRGDRSKRATADGAQDGAAAPLALTATSVSATL comes from the coding sequence ATGCGGTACGCCATTTGTTTCACCCCGCCGATGGGAGACCCGCTGTCGGCTGCGGCAGCGAGCTGGCTCGGGCGCAGCGTCTATTCCGGTGAGCCGGTGGAGTTTCCTTCGGTCGCCGGCTTGACCGTTGCGGAAATCGCCTTCCACACGGCCGTTCCCCGTCGCTTCGGCTTTCACGCCATGATCATGGCACCCTTCAGCCTCGACCGCGATATGGATGAAGCGCAACTGCTGAAGGCGCTGATGCACTTCACGAGTGCCGAAACGCCGTTCGAGCTCGAGCGGATGGAGGCGGCTCGTTTAAGCCAGTGCTGGGGTCTGGTGCCGCAGGTGCCGAGCCACGCGATGCATCTGCTCGCCGCCCGTGTCGTCCAGGCATTCGACAGGTTCCGGGCGCCGCTCAGCGAGGACGAGATCGAGCGTTCCGATCCCGACCGGCTGACGGCGCCGCAATTCACCAATCTTCATCGCTGGGGCGACCCTTACGTGATGGACGAGTATCGCTTTCATATGACGCTCACCGGTCCCTTGAACGCGGACACGGCGCGGCGGCTGGAGGCGCCCCTGCGGGAACACTTCGATCCGCATCTGACGAAACCGCTGGCGATCGACAGTCTTGCCCTCTTCCTCGAGCAGGATCCAGGGGCGCCGATGCGCGTGCATTCGCAGCATCCGCTCGGCAAGATTTCCGCGCGCCCGCGCGGCGACAGATCAAAGCGTGCGACGGCGGATGGCGCTCAGGACGGCGCTGCCGCGCCTTTGGCCCTTACCGCCACCTCCGTGTCGGCAACGCTTTAA
- the puuE gene encoding allantoinase PuuE — translation MAESSYPRDLAGYGRTPPQVRWPGDARIAVQFVLNYEEGGESCILDGDPASEYLLSEIVGAQPWPGQRNLNIESIYEYGARAGFWRLWRMFTSRGVTLTVYGVTLAMARNPEAVAAMKEAGWELASHGLRWLEYKDFPEDIERQHIREVVRLHTELTGERPLGIYQGKPSVNTLKLVLEEGGFLYSCDSYADELPYWVPGLSPGKPHLIIPYTLDANDMRFATNQGFNSGDQFFTYLKDTFDVLYAEGKEGSPKMMNIGLHCRLVGRPGRAAALARFIDYVTSHEKVWVPRRIDIARHWYEHHKPEGAL, via the coding sequence ATGGCAGAGAGTTCCTACCCGCGCGACCTCGCAGGCTACGGGCGCACGCCGCCGCAGGTGCGCTGGCCGGGCGATGCGCGTATCGCGGTGCAGTTCGTCCTGAATTACGAAGAAGGCGGCGAGAGCTGCATTCTCGATGGCGATCCCGCTTCCGAATACCTCCTGTCCGAGATTGTCGGTGCTCAGCCCTGGCCGGGACAGCGCAACCTCAACATCGAATCGATCTACGAGTACGGCGCTCGCGCCGGCTTCTGGCGATTGTGGCGGATGTTCACGAGCCGCGGCGTGACGCTGACGGTCTATGGCGTGACCCTTGCCATGGCGCGCAACCCGGAAGCCGTCGCCGCGATGAAGGAAGCGGGATGGGAGCTCGCGAGCCACGGCCTGCGCTGGCTCGAATACAAGGACTTTCCCGAAGACATCGAGCGGCAGCACATCCGCGAGGTCGTCCGGCTGCATACGGAACTGACGGGCGAGCGGCCGCTCGGCATCTATCAGGGCAAGCCGTCGGTCAACACGCTGAAGCTCGTGCTGGAGGAGGGCGGTTTCCTCTATTCCTGCGATTCCTACGCGGATGAGCTTCCTTATTGGGTGCCGGGACTGAGTCCCGGCAAGCCGCACCTCATCATTCCCTATACGCTCGATGCCAACGACATGCGCTTCGCCACCAATCAGGGGTTCAACTCCGGCGACCAGTTCTTCACCTACCTGAAGGACACGTTCGACGTGCTCTACGCGGAAGGAAAGGAAGGCAGCCCGAAGATGATGAACATCGGCCTGCATTGCCGTCTCGTCGGGCGGCCCGGTCGCGCGGCGGCGCTTGCGCGGTTCATCGACTATGTGACGTCCCACGAGAAGGTCTGGGTGCCGCGCCGCATCGATATCGCGCGCCACTGGTATGAACACCACAAACCGGAGGGTGCGCTCTGA
- a CDS encoding alpha-hydroxy acid oxidase, with product MTQILEIRDLKALAKRRVPKLFFDYADSGAWTEGTYRANEEDFAKIKLRQRVLVDMTDRSLETMMIGQKVSMPVALAPTGLTGMQHADGEMLAAQAAEAYGVPFTLSTMSICSIEDVASVTTKPFWFQLYVMREREFVLDLIDRAKAAKCSALVLTLDLQILGQRHKDLRNGLSAPPRLTPKHLWMMATRPRWCMKMLGTKRRTFRNIVGHAKGVTELSSLHSWTAEQFDPQLSWKDVEWIKERWGGPLILKGILDPEDAKMAAKTGADAIVVSNHGGRQLDGAPSSISMLPRIIDAVGHQIEVHLDGGIRSGQDVLKAIALGAKGTFIGRPFLYGLGAMGKDGVTLALDIIRKEMDITMALCGKRRITDVGRDIIAE from the coding sequence ATGACGCAAATCCTCGAAATCCGCGACCTCAAGGCCCTTGCCAAACGGCGAGTTCCGAAGCTCTTCTTCGACTATGCCGACAGCGGCGCCTGGACGGAGGGCACATATAGGGCGAACGAAGAGGATTTCGCGAAGATCAAGCTGCGCCAGCGCGTCCTGGTCGATATGACTGATCGCTCGCTGGAAACGATGATGATCGGCCAGAAGGTGTCAATGCCGGTTGCGCTTGCCCCGACCGGGCTTACCGGCATGCAGCATGCCGACGGAGAGATGCTGGCAGCGCAGGCGGCGGAGGCCTATGGCGTCCCCTTCACGCTTTCGACCATGAGCATCTGCTCGATCGAAGATGTCGCTTCGGTCACGACCAAGCCCTTCTGGTTCCAGCTCTATGTGATGCGCGAGCGGGAATTCGTGCTCGACCTTATCGACCGGGCGAAGGCCGCGAAATGCTCGGCGCTCGTCCTGACCCTTGATCTCCAGATCCTCGGGCAGCGCCACAAGGACCTTCGCAACGGCCTGTCTGCGCCGCCGCGCCTGACGCCGAAGCATCTCTGGATGATGGCGACACGGCCCCGTTGGTGCATGAAGATGCTCGGCACCAAGCGACGCACGTTTCGCAACATCGTCGGCCACGCAAAAGGCGTTACCGAGCTCTCCTCACTCCACTCCTGGACCGCCGAACAGTTCGATCCGCAGCTTTCCTGGAAGGACGTGGAATGGATCAAGGAGCGCTGGGGCGGCCCGCTGATCCTGAAGGGCATTCTCGATCCGGAGGATGCCAAGATGGCGGCCAAGACCGGCGCCGATGCAATTGTCGTTTCAAATCATGGCGGCCGGCAGCTCGATGGCGCCCCCTCCTCCATCAGCATGCTGCCGCGTATCATCGACGCCGTCGGTCATCAGATCGAAGTTCATCTCGACGGCGGCATCCGCTCAGGTCAGGACGTGCTGAAGGCGATCGCCCTCGGCGCGAAAGGAACCTTCATTGGACGCCCCTTCCTCTACGGTCTCGGTGCCATGGGCAAGGATGGCGTGACGCTCGCGCTCGACATTATCCGCAAGGAGATGGACATCACCATGGCGCTCTGCGGCAAGCGACGCATCACCGATGTGGGGCGCGACATCATCGCGGAATAA
- the xdhB gene encoding xanthine dehydrogenase molybdopterin binding subunit, translating to MDKSTFEENKTIAGPIYTPLRHDSARKHVAGTADYIDDMPEPAGTLHGALGLTDRAHAEILEMDLSTVEAVPGVVYVLTAKDMPHSNDISPTHLHDEPVLADGRVQFHGQPAFAVIAETRDIARRAARLAKITYRDLPHVIDVTDAMAVGGEFVTPPLTLQRGDAEGELERAQRRLKGRMRIGGQEHFYLEGHIALAIPGEDDDMTVWVSTQHPSEIQRMVAQVLGVPSNAITVNVRRMGGGFGGKETQGNQFAALAAVAARKLRRAVKFRPDRDDDMTATGKRHDFLVDYDVGFDDDGRILAVHTNYAARCGYSSDLSGPVTDRALFHADNAYFYPNVKLNSQPLKTNTVSNTAFRGFGGPQGMLGCERIIEEIAYALGKDPLEIRKLNFYGDKDSGRNVTPYHQKIEDNIIRRIVDELEASADYQARRTAIIDFNKSSRVIRKGIALTPVKFGISFTMTHLNQAGALVHVYTDGSVHLNHGGTEMGQGLYTKVAQVLAESFQIDIDRVKITATTTGKVPNTSATAASSGSDLNGMAAFDAARQIKERLVAFAAERWQTTAENVTFVANHVKIGEELVPFAEFIGRAYLARVQLSAAGFYATPKIHWDRATGRGTPFYYFAYGAAVSEVSIDTLTGEYLVDRVDVLHDVGRSLNPAIDLGQVEGGFVQGMGWLTTEELWWDEKGRLRTHAPSTYKIPLASDRPKIFNVRLAEWSENAEKTIGRSKAVGEPPLMLPISVLEALSMAIASVADYRECPRLDTPATPERILLAVERLRQT from the coding sequence ATGGACAAGTCCACCTTCGAAGAAAACAAGACCATCGCCGGCCCCATCTACACGCCGCTCCGCCACGACAGCGCGCGCAAGCATGTCGCCGGCACCGCCGACTATATCGACGACATGCCGGAACCTGCCGGCACGCTGCACGGCGCGCTCGGCCTGACCGACCGGGCGCACGCAGAAATCCTGGAGATGGACCTCTCAACCGTCGAGGCCGTGCCGGGTGTCGTCTACGTGCTGACGGCAAAGGACATGCCGCATTCCAACGACATCAGCCCCACCCACCTGCACGATGAGCCGGTGCTTGCCGATGGCCGGGTTCAGTTCCATGGCCAACCGGCTTTTGCCGTAATTGCGGAGACGCGTGATATCGCCCGTCGGGCGGCGCGGCTTGCGAAAATCACCTATCGCGACCTGCCGCATGTCATCGATGTCACCGATGCCATGGCAGTGGGTGGCGAATTCGTCACCCCGCCGCTGACGCTCCAGCGCGGCGATGCGGAAGGCGAGCTGGAGCGGGCGCAGCGCCGGCTCAAGGGCCGGATGCGGATCGGCGGCCAGGAGCACTTCTATCTGGAAGGGCACATAGCGCTCGCGATCCCCGGCGAGGACGACGATATGACGGTCTGGGTCTCGACGCAGCATCCGAGCGAGATCCAGCGTATGGTCGCGCAGGTGCTTGGCGTGCCGTCCAACGCCATCACCGTCAATGTCCGCCGCATGGGTGGTGGCTTCGGCGGCAAGGAAACGCAGGGCAACCAGTTTGCGGCACTTGCCGCTGTCGCCGCGCGCAAACTTCGCCGTGCCGTCAAGTTCCGCCCGGACCGCGACGACGACATGACCGCCACCGGCAAGCGCCACGATTTCCTTGTCGATTACGATGTCGGCTTCGATGATGACGGGCGCATCCTTGCCGTCCACACGAATTACGCCGCGCGATGCGGCTATTCCTCCGATCTCTCCGGCCCCGTGACCGACCGCGCTCTCTTCCATGCCGACAACGCCTATTTCTATCCGAATGTGAAGCTGAATTCTCAGCCACTGAAGACGAACACGGTATCGAACACCGCCTTTCGCGGCTTCGGCGGGCCGCAGGGCATGCTCGGCTGCGAGCGGATCATCGAGGAGATCGCCTATGCGCTCGGCAAGGACCCGCTCGAAATCCGCAAGCTGAACTTCTACGGCGACAAGGATTCCGGCCGCAACGTCACGCCCTATCACCAGAAGATCGAGGACAACATCATCCGCCGGATCGTCGACGAGCTGGAGGCGAGCGCCGATTATCAGGCGCGGCGGACAGCGATCATCGACTTCAACAAATCGAGCCGGGTGATCCGCAAGGGCATCGCCCTGACGCCGGTGAAATTCGGCATCTCCTTCACCATGACCCACCTCAACCAGGCGGGCGCGCTCGTCCATGTCTACACGGACGGCTCGGTCCATCTCAATCACGGCGGCACCGAGATGGGCCAGGGCCTCTACACCAAGGTGGCGCAGGTTCTCGCCGAGAGTTTCCAGATCGATATCGACCGCGTGAAGATTACCGCGACGACGACCGGCAAGGTGCCGAACACGTCGGCGACCGCCGCCTCCTCCGGCTCCGACCTCAACGGCATGGCTGCCTTCGATGCCGCCCGGCAGATCAAGGAACGGCTCGTCGCCTTTGCCGCCGAGCGCTGGCAGACGACCGCCGAAAACGTCACCTTCGTCGCCAATCATGTGAAGATCGGCGAAGAACTGGTGCCCTTCGCTGAGTTCATCGGCCGGGCCTATCTGGCGCGCGTGCAGCTTTCCGCCGCCGGTTTCTACGCAACGCCGAAGATCCACTGGGACCGCGCCACGGGGCGAGGCACGCCCTTCTACTATTTCGCCTATGGCGCCGCCGTTTCCGAAGTTTCGATCGATACGCTGACGGGAGAATACCTGGTCGACCGTGTCGACGTGCTGCACGACGTCGGCCGCTCGCTCAATCCGGCGATCGACCTCGGCCAAGTCGAGGGGGGCTTCGTCCAGGGCATGGGTTGGCTGACGACGGAGGAGCTATGGTGGGACGAGAAGGGGCGTTTGAGAACGCATGCGCCGTCGACCTACAAGATCCCACTCGCATCGGATCGGCCGAAGATCTTCAACGTGCGCCTCGCCGAATGGTCGGAAAACGCAGAAAAGACCATCGGCCGGTCGAAGGCCGTTGGAGAGCCGCCCCTCATGCTGCCGATCTCAGTGCTGGAGGCCCTGTCGATGGCGATCGCCAGCGTCGCCGATTATCGCGAGTGCCCCCGCCTCGACACGCCGGCGACGCCGGAACGCATTTTGCTGGCGGTCGAGCGCCTCAGGCAGACGTAG
- the uraH gene encoding hydroxyisourate hydrolase has translation MSKTGRLTTHVLDTALGKPANGLRIDLYRLEGEERQLIRTVHTNSDGRVDGPLVEGAGFVAGSYELLFHAGDYLRKTGAALPSPAFLDLIPLRFGIADPESHYHVPLLLSPYGYSTYRGS, from the coding sequence ATGAGCAAGACCGGGCGCCTCACGACCCATGTTCTCGATACCGCGTTGGGCAAGCCCGCAAACGGGTTAAGAATCGATCTCTATCGGCTGGAAGGCGAGGAACGGCAGTTGATCCGCACGGTTCACACGAACAGCGACGGGCGCGTTGACGGCCCGCTGGTCGAGGGCGCGGGTTTCGTGGCCGGCAGTTACGAACTGCTCTTCCACGCCGGCGACTATTTGCGGAAAACGGGTGCGGCGCTGCCGAGTCCGGCTTTCCTCGACCTCATTCCCTTGCGCTTCGGAATTGCCGATCCCGAAAGCCACTACCATGTGCCTCTGCTGCTCTCGCCCTATGGCTATTCCACCTACAGGGGCAGCTAA
- a CDS encoding ureidoglycolate lyase, whose product MPHMLSIEPLTKEAFAPFGSVIETDPASARFINNGNTERFHALARAEVIGDDAKVIINIFRGQPRAFPYAVTMMERHPLGSQSFSPLDNLPWLAVVAEDEGGRPGAPRVFLASGRQGVNYGRNVWHHPLMAVAAVSDFIVVDREGPGNNLEEFFYDEPFVIPNPL is encoded by the coding sequence ATGCCGCACATGCTTTCGATCGAGCCTCTGACGAAGGAGGCGTTCGCGCCGTTCGGCAGCGTCATCGAAACCGATCCGGCGTCGGCGCGCTTCATCAACAACGGGAACACCGAGCGATTTCATGCACTTGCACGAGCCGAAGTTATCGGAGACGACGCCAAGGTCATCATCAATATTTTTCGCGGCCAGCCGCGAGCCTTCCCTTATGCCGTGACGATGATGGAGCGCCATCCGCTCGGCAGTCAGAGTTTTTCACCACTCGACAATCTGCCCTGGCTTGCCGTGGTCGCTGAAGACGAAGGCGGGCGCCCCGGCGCTCCGCGGGTGTTTCTGGCGAGCGGACGGCAAGGGGTGAACTATGGCCGCAACGTCTGGCACCACCCGCTGATGGCTGTCGCCGCAGTGAGCGACTTCATCGTTGTCGACCGGGAGGGGCCGGGCAACAATCTCGAAGAATTTTTCTACGACGAGCCTTTCGTTATCCCGAATCCGCTTTGA
- a CDS encoding LysR substrate-binding domain-containing protein: protein MKMSKQFPLNALRVFEAAARLGSFTKAGEELGMTQTAVSYQIKLIEENVGEPLFLRRPRQVALTEVGQRLAPKVTEAFEMLQDAVSSARGDVDAALLIHSTATFASQWLARNIGSFQLAHPNIAVRLTASNNIVDISKEAADVAIRSGRGAWPGLDSHRLMRVEFTPMLSPALAETIGGVHEPRDLLKLRIIGPDDPWWLLWFRAAGVPDPDLAGRPVSRLGAQSFEARAAMAGQGVAILTPEFYVDDVALGRLYQPFDLRCRDGQDYWLAHLHARRNVPKIRAFRDWILAELNPDAA from the coding sequence ATGAAGATGTCGAAGCAGTTCCCGCTGAATGCGCTGAGGGTCTTCGAGGCGGCCGCCCGCCTCGGCAGCTTCACCAAGGCCGGCGAGGAACTCGGCATGACCCAGACTGCGGTCAGCTATCAGATCAAGCTCATCGAGGAGAATGTCGGCGAGCCGCTGTTTTTGAGACGCCCCCGGCAGGTCGCGCTCACCGAGGTCGGCCAGCGCCTGGCGCCCAAGGTGACGGAAGCCTTCGAAATGCTGCAGGACGCCGTTTCGTCGGCCCGCGGCGATGTCGATGCCGCGCTTCTTATCCACTCGACCGCGACCTTTGCTTCGCAATGGCTCGCGCGCAACATCGGCAGCTTTCAGCTCGCCCATCCGAATATCGCGGTTCGATTGACTGCGTCCAACAATATCGTCGATATCAGCAAGGAAGCGGCCGATGTCGCTATTCGTTCCGGTAGAGGTGCTTGGCCCGGTCTCGACAGCCATCGTTTGATGAGGGTGGAATTCACCCCGATGCTAAGCCCGGCGCTCGCCGAGACCATCGGCGGCGTGCATGAGCCGCGCGATCTTCTGAAACTGAGGATCATCGGCCCGGACGACCCTTGGTGGTTGCTCTGGTTCCGGGCCGCCGGCGTTCCCGATCCCGATCTTGCCGGCCGGCCAGTAAGCCGGCTCGGCGCTCAATCCTTCGAGGCGCGCGCTGCCATGGCCGGCCAAGGCGTCGCAATACTTACTCCTGAGTTCTATGTCGACGATGTCGCACTCGGAAGGCTTTACCAGCCCTTCGATCTGCGCTGCCGCGACGGCCAGGACTATTGGCTTGCCCATCTGCATGCCCGGCGGAACGTCCCGAAGATACGCGCTTTTCGCGACTGGATTCTTGCGGAACTCAATCCGGATGCCGCTTGA
- the guaD gene encoding guanine deaminase, whose translation MTSTLIRGRTLSFKRAPQSIDDSAAYTYESDGALLIETGRISAAGAYATVKAAAPEGVAEIDHRPHLIVPGFIDTHLHFPQMQVMASYAANLLEWLNTYTFPEECRFVETAHAERIAKHFFDEMVRHGTTTATAYCSVHKTSADAFFAESLRRGMCMVAGKVMMDRNAPQGLLDTPEMSYDETRAVIAEWHGKGRNHVAITPRFAITSTPEQMEVTKSLVREFPKLHVQTHLSENRDEIAFTCELFPEAKDYTDVYARYGLLGRKSLFGHCIHLSEREADAMSETGSVAVFCPTSNLFLGSGLFPLGALTRRQKPVRVSVASDIGGGTSYSMLKTLDEAYKILQLQGERLNPFDSFYMMTRGNAEALSLADRIGTLEPGSDADLTVLDMAATPAMALRAEVVNSLADELFLLQTMGDDRAVAETYVAGTPAKSALGPN comes from the coding sequence ATGACATCCACCCTCATTCGCGGCCGCACCTTGAGTTTCAAGCGCGCGCCGCAGAGCATCGACGACAGCGCTGCCTATACATATGAAAGCGATGGCGCCCTGCTTATCGAGACTGGCAGGATAAGCGCTGCCGGAGCCTATGCAACCGTCAAGGCCGCGGCGCCCGAAGGAGTGGCGGAGATCGATCACCGGCCACACCTCATCGTGCCGGGTTTCATCGACACGCATCTCCATTTTCCGCAGATGCAGGTAATGGCCTCCTATGCGGCCAATCTGCTCGAGTGGCTGAACACCTATACCTTTCCCGAGGAATGCCGTTTCGTTGAAACCGCGCATGCCGAGCGGATTGCCAAGCACTTCTTCGATGAGATGGTTCGCCACGGCACGACGACGGCCACGGCCTACTGCTCGGTTCACAAGACCTCCGCCGACGCCTTCTTTGCGGAAAGCCTGCGGCGCGGCATGTGCATGGTGGCCGGCAAGGTGATGATGGACCGCAATGCGCCGCAGGGCCTGCTCGACACGCCCGAAATGAGCTATGACGAGACGCGGGCGGTCATTGCCGAGTGGCACGGCAAAGGCCGCAATCACGTCGCCATTACACCGCGTTTCGCCATCACCTCGACGCCGGAGCAGATGGAAGTCACAAAGTCTCTCGTCCGGGAATTTCCGAAGCTGCATGTGCAGACGCATCTCTCGGAAAACCGTGACGAGATCGCCTTCACCTGCGAACTCTTTCCCGAAGCGAAGGACTATACCGACGTCTATGCCCGCTACGGCCTGCTCGGACGGAAGAGCCTCTTCGGCCATTGCATCCACCTCTCGGAGCGCGAGGCCGATGCCATGAGCGAGACCGGCTCCGTCGCCGTCTTCTGTCCGACATCGAACCTCTTTCTCGGCTCCGGCCTCTTTCCGCTCGGCGCGCTGACACGGCGGCAAAAGCCCGTGCGCGTCTCCGTCGCGTCCGATATCGGCGGCGGCACCAGCTATTCCATGTTGAAGACGCTCGACGAAGCCTACAAGATCCTGCAGTTGCAGGGCGAACGACTGAACCCCTTCGACAGCTTTTACATGATGACCCGCGGCAATGCCGAGGCGCTCTCACTTGCCGATCGCATCGGCACGCTGGAGCCGGGCAGCGATGCCGATCTTACCGTCCTCGATATGGCGGCGACGCCGGCCATGGCGCTCCGTGCCGAAGTGGTCAATTCGCTCGCCGACGAACTCTTCCTGCTGCAGACCATGGGCGACGACCGGGCGGTCGCCGAGACCTATGTGGCAGGCACGCCGGCGAAATCAGCGCTCGGCCCGAACTGA
- a CDS encoding urate hydroxylase PuuD, giving the protein MYEFAIAWEWLAFAARWLHVITAIAWIGSSFYFIALDLGLVKREHLPAGVYGEEWQVHGGGFYHIQKYLVAPATMPEHLTWFKWESYMTWLSGFAMLCIIYYGGADLFLIDRHVLDISATTAILISVASLGLGWMLYDLLCKSPIGKKTWGLMALLYVVLVAMAWGYTQVFTGRAAFLHLGAFTATIMSANVFFIIIPNQKIVVAELIAGRTPDPKLGAQAKQRSLHNNYLTLPVIFFMLSNHYPLAFATAFNWIIAALVFLMGVTIRHWFNTTHARKGKPTWTWIVTVILFILIMWLSTVPKVLTGEKEAQAAPAFARFADNAHFPAVRDTISTRCSMCHAAEPVYEDIARAPNGVQLESDAEIAARAREIYIQAGRSHAMPPGNITDMTADERRLITAWFESAVGETR; this is encoded by the coding sequence ATGTACGAATTCGCCATCGCCTGGGAATGGCTGGCCTTTGCCGCGCGCTGGCTGCATGTCATCACCGCCATCGCCTGGATCGGCTCATCCTTCTATTTCATCGCGCTTGACCTCGGCCTCGTGAAGCGCGAGCACCTGCCCGCGGGCGTCTATGGTGAGGAATGGCAGGTGCATGGCGGCGGCTTCTACCATATCCAGAAATATCTGGTGGCGCCCGCCACGATGCCGGAGCACCTGACCTGGTTCAAATGGGAATCCTACATGACGTGGCTCTCGGGCTTCGCCATGCTTTGCATCATCTACTACGGCGGCGCCGATCTCTTTCTGATCGATCGCCACGTGCTGGACATCTCGGCAACCACCGCGATCCTGATCTCGGTCGCTTCGCTCGGCCTTGGCTGGATGCTCTATGATCTTCTCTGCAAGTCCCCGATCGGCAAGAAGACCTGGGGATTGATGGCACTGCTTTATGTGGTGCTCGTTGCCATGGCCTGGGGTTATACGCAGGTCTTTACTGGTCGCGCCGCCTTCCTGCATCTCGGCGCCTTCACCGCGACGATCATGTCGGCGAACGTGTTCTTCATCATTATTCCCAACCAGAAGATCGTCGTTGCCGAGCTGATCGCTGGACGCACGCCGGATCCGAAGCTCGGCGCCCAGGCAAAGCAGCGCTCGCTGCACAACAACTACCTGACGCTGCCCGTCATTTTCTTCATGCTGTCGAACCACTATCCGCTCGCCTTCGCGACGGCGTTCAACTGGATCATCGCGGCACTGGTCTTCCTGATGGGCGTGACCATTCGCCACTGGTTCAACACCACGCATGCGCGCAAGGGCAAACCGACCTGGACCTGGATCGTCACCGTGATCCTCTTCATCCTGATCATGTGGCTCTCGACGGTGCCTAAGGTGCTGACCGGAGAGAAGGAGGCCCAGGCAGCGCCGGCCTTTGCGCGCTTTGCCGATAATGCCCACTTCCCGGCGGTCAGGGATACGATCTCGACCCGCTGCAGCATGTGTCACGCGGCCGAACCCGTTTACGAGGACATCGCGCGCGCGCCGAACGGCGTCCAACTCGAAAGCGATGCGGAGATTGCCGCCCGTGCGCGCGAAATCTATATCCAGGCGGGGCGCAGCCATGCCATGCCGCCCGGCAATATAACCGACATGACGGCGGATGAACGTAGGCTCATAACAGCCTGGTTCGAGAGCGCCGTCGGGGAGACACGATGA